From the Chitinophaga lutea genome, the window CCACGCCGCTGTATTCCTTGGTGCCCAGGGTGTACAATTTCGCCATGATCAGCGATTTGATGAAGAGGGGCACCCTTCTTAAAAAAGGGTTGCGCTCCCCGCTTACGTTGCGTGAAATCATCTTGCTGATGAGCTTCCTGTCGGTTTCCAGTTCCATCTGGTGGTATACGGTTTTAACGATTTCCTCGAAGGTATAATGCCCTAACCGCAGGTCAATTCCCGGGAGCACATACAGCGAAAAATTGCGCATGGTGCGCGTGGGGAACATGCGGCGGAGATTCACCGGCACTTCGATCCGTACGATCTTGTTGCTGATGCGCTTCCCGATATCGGACGATTGTTCGTATATCTGCTGGAGGGCATACAGGTATACCGCCGTCAGGTATTCCGTCAGGCTTACCTGGAATTCTTTTGCCTTTTGGATGATGGCGGCCGTTGGCACAACGGCTTTCAGCACATCAAAACGCGGACTGCCTTTTAAACGGAAAGGCACATGAAAGGCGGCGGGTACTTTCACCGGGCGGGCATTAATCTTCTTGAAAAAGTGATTGTAGGCATCCGTGGATTCTTCGGCGTGCGGGGCTTCACGGGCATCAAAATGCGGGAATGCCGCAGTAACGGGCAGGCAACATTTCTCAAAATAGATCGCGAGCAATGTTTTCAGGTATTCGAATGCGCCGGTGCCGTCTGTCAGGATGTGAGAAAATTCCACGCTGATTTTGTTTTCCCGCACCAGCACCCTGAACATCAGTTCCCCCTTTTCAAATGCCCTGCAGGGCTGGCCGGTATCCGGCTCCACCGCCACCGGCAGTGAAACCGGCTCCAGGTAATACCAGAAAAAGCCCGCTTTCAGTTTTACCTTAAAATAGGGAAAGCGGTCTTCAATAGCCTTTACAGCCTCCAGGAGCGGCTTCACCCTTACCCGCGCTTTCAGGGCAACGCCTACCCTGAAAACGGACGTCAGTTCCCGGTCTTTGATGGCCGGGTAAATTTTCGCCGCGTTATCGAGGCGAAACCAGGTATCGTTGTACAAGTCCTTTTCCATAACAGCTGTAGTAATGGCGGTCCATTGATGATGATCAATTACGGTGCCTTTTTAGTACCTTGAGACAACTACCCGATTCCTGACAGAAATTATTTTCCTTGGCCAGTCTGCACAGCAGGATATTTACGCTTCTATTACGGCTGATAAACAAAAAGAGTTTTCTGCGCCGTCAGTTGAAAAAAGGCCGGTTCAACCGGTTTGACTGTCCCGAGCCGCCATCATCGTTATTCGGCCGGGTTATAAAAAAACAACTGGAGGGCCGGAATGTTTTCACTTTGTTGCCGCATACGGAGCCATTGAACGGCAAGCATGTTTTATACCTGCACGGGGGAGCTTATGTTCAGTGTTTTACGCTGCCGCACTGGTATTTCCTCGCCGATATCGTGAAAACTACGGGCGTTGCCATTACCGCGCCGGATTATCCCCTGGCGCCGGCGCATACGTACCGCGAAGCATTCAACGTTGTTGAAAAGATATACCTCCAACTGGTTGGCCTGTACGGCCCTGCCGCGATCATACTGATGGGCGATTCCGCTGGCGGAGGATTTGCACTGGCTTTGGCGCAGAAACTCAAAGAAGATCAGCTTCCGCTCCCCGGCCAGGTCATCCTGCTTTCACCCTGGCTCGACATCTCCCTGAAAAACCCCGCCATTGAACAGATCGCTCCCACCGATCCATTTCTCGACAAAGAAAGCCTGCAAACCGCCGGTGAACTGTATGCGGGCGGCACCAACCCCGAGCATTACCAGCTCAGCCCTATCAACGGAACGCTGGAGGGGCTCGGAAAAATCACCGTATTCGCCGGCTCCAATGAAATACTGGCGGCCGATGCCCGGAAACTGAAAGCGATGGCGCTGGAAAAGGGAACGGGCCTGGATTACTACGAATACCCGGAAATGGTCCACACCTGGATGTTGCTGAATTTCCCGGAATCCAAAAAAGCAAGGCAGCAGATCGTTCAGCTGCTCCGCGGTCATGCCTGATCCAGGACGGCCCTTCGTGGTACAGGGCCTGTATTTCATGAAAGCGGTGCACTGCCGGGATCACATGAACGCGAAAAGGATCGCAACGAATGCCACGCCCACCATCGCCGTCCCCAACGCATACGCCGCCACGATGCCCACCGACTTCAATAATGCAGTGCTGAACTGCACCTGGTAAGCGTTTCTTACGGCGAACACCAGGTACAGGAATAACGGCAGCATGAGCCAGACGTATAACGCATTGGAATGAAGGACCAGGTTGATCAGTACTGCCAGTATACCGGTCATAAAAATGAACGTATGGAAATGGATGGAGAAGATGGCATGATGTGCGTACATCCACGACTTCCGGGGGAAGAACCATTTCAGCAGCAAAGCAAAAAACGGCAGCAGCAGGAACATGAGTTTGGGATAATTGTGGAGGACTTTGTTCTCCAGGGCGTCCCGCATGTTGCCGCCGTATCTGTCACGAAGTTCGAGGGTGCGGGTCTGTATTGTCCGTTCCCACCATGGTTTACGCAGATGCGGCGGCAGGGATTGCTGCAGCGAGTCGTACAGGCGCACCGAATTGCGTACGGAATCGGTGCCCATGATGGTGAGAAGGTCCGCCTTTATCCGGACGGCGGCGGTATCTTCCGGGGCCACTTTTCCTCTCCGCAGGGAATCCCGCAGGCCGGCGGCCTGCCTGACCATCGAGTCGAGTTTCAGTTTCGGTATGACCTGCGCCTGCCGGTTGTACGGGTCGCCATGCTCCCCCGTCATGGCCAGCATCAGGAAAAAGACGAATGACGTGAACACGTAGAGGCGGATGGGATTGACGTACGACGTGCGTTTACCGGCGATATACTCCTTTGTGAGGAGGCCCGGATAAAAGAACAGGTATTTGAGCGTGGTGAGTAATTTGGAATCGTAATGGGTGATGTCCTGGAAAAAGTGGCTGACCAGGTGCCCGAACGACTCATTTACTTCGACGTTTTCCTGGCCGCAATGGCCGCAGAAACGGTCGGGCACGGGGTGGCCGCAATTGAGGCAGGTTTTGTTCTGCCGGAGGTGTTGTGTTTTCACGTGAGGTCAGTAACAGGTTAGGTCCGGTAAATATAACCAAATATGAAAAACCAATGGAAAATTGTCGCCCCGGTATCGGTCAAAAAAGGTACCGTCCAACATCCCGGCATCGGTAGAAAATGAGACCGTCGCCAAATTTCCCTTAATGGCCGAAATCGCTAAAACACGCACTCCCCTCCTACCATCCCTTAAGTATCCCTTAAGTAACCCTTAAGTAACATCGGAGGAACCCCGAAGGAGCCTGCTCTCAAAACAACTGTTAAAACCGGTGGGGTCTGGTCCTGCCATAGGTTGGTCTGGTCCTGATATAGGTTTACACCTTTTGTTAGAAAATCCTGTTATCTGTTGTCCAGTTTGGTTCGCTGTCCTACACGGGGTTTACAGGGTTGCTTTTTCATCTTTCTTAGGGTTATAAACGCATTGCGGGGCTCGCCGGGGCCTTTTTTGCCCTGTTAGCGGCGTTTACCTGCCTGTAACAGCAGCAGTGGTCATAATGGGGCTGGATAGCGCGGTTTGCCGTGTAGAGGCGTACTGTTGCACCGTCATTGCTATGTTTTTTGAATGTTGAGCATCCATTTTTCCGCGGTGGCTTCCCGGTTCCGGGTCGATCAACCCTCTTGCTCTGACTCCAGCCGTTGACCTATAGTGGTAGAAAAAGCGGGCCTCGTCGTCTGCAAAGCATATTTTACTGAAAAAAAGTGTCCGTTTTGTCCATGTTCGAGGGTCTGTCCGGTACCATTTTATGCGCTTGGTGCGTAGGGAGTGCGGCACATTTTTCACCGCAAACACCGGCCGGCTATTTTTCCGGTCGCATTTTCGGGACCGGCGAAAAAAGTACCCGGTATCGAAAAAGCGACCGGACCGGGCTCGCCTTTATTGATACACCCTCACCCAGTCCACGATCATATTGACCGGTAAAGTTTCGGGGTCCACCTTGCCTACCCAGCTCCCACCCAGCTGCTGATCGATCAGCAGATAAAAGGGTTGGTCGAAAGGCCATTGCGAAGGATCTACGTTTTTCAAACGGGGGTAGGTGAATGTTTCTTTACCATTGAGCACGTACACGATCTTGTCCGGATACCACTTAAGGCCGAATACATTAAAGTCGTCACGCTTGAACGGGGCGGTGCCGTGGTGCGGGGGAACATCTTTCTTTTTCAGCGTGAGCGTGTAATACGAATGGATGGTCTGATAGATGATGCTGTCGTAGTTCAGGTGCTCCATGATGTCGATTTCTCCATTCTTCGGATACCCGCCGTATTTGTCCGTTTCCGCCAGCATCCACATGGCGGGCCAGGCGCCCTGCGCACATTCCAGCTTCGCGCGTATTTCCACCATGCCGTACTGAAACGCGAATTTCCCCTTGCTCCAGATGCCGCCCGTTAAAAAGGGGCGTTTGTCGACGGAGGTATCGGGGTTCACCATGCCTTTGAGATACAGCAATCCGCCGCTCATATCATAACAAATGCCTTTATCGGTCATATGCCTGCCCCAGTCCGCTTTGTTGGGCTGAATCCTCGTCCATTTGGCCGTATCCAGCGAAGGCCCGTTGAATTCTTCCTGCCAGACGAGTTGCCATTTTTTCTGTTCCCTTCCATTTTTCTGCACGTACATGTAGCGATCTTTCACGGTATAGGTGGCCGTTTTACAGCCTGCAACGATCAATACCGCCGCCAGTAGCCATGTTGTTCTTTTCATCGGTTCTGTTTGTTGAAATCAGTGCTGATCAGGTAAAGGTACAGGTTTCATTGTCTTTTTAACAGTGGGCATCTGCGCGTCGTATTCCCGCAATTTCCCGGCCAGCAACCGCGACAAACGTTGCGTGACCTCCGGCATGCGCCGGGAAACATCCTGCTGCTCGCCGATATCAGTCTGAAGGTTATACAATTCCTTCGTGCCCGTTTTCTGATTGTACACCAGTTTCCAGTTTCCCTGCCGTATCGCGCTCCTGAAATTAATGCCGTGCTCATCGCTGCCAAGCCATTTGTTGGGGCAATGCCAAACCAGCGCCCTGGCCGTATCCCGGATGGAAGCGTCACGCAGCAGCGGGATAAAATTTTTTCCGTCTACCTGCTGTACCGTGGGTTTATTGTTTGCGCCGGCCATGCCGAGGATGGTCGGGAAAAAGTCTTCGATGACCAGGTATTGCTCACACACGGAAGCTGGTTTCACCACACCGGGCCATTTCACGAGCATGGGCTCGCGGATGCCGCCTTCGTATACGGAGCCTTTGCCTGCGCGCAGGGGAAGATTGTGCGTATAAAGTTGCCCGCCTCTGCCCTCGCCGCTGTAACCCCCGTTGTCGCTCATGAAAATGATCACGGTGTTATCATCGACCTTTTTCTTTTTGAGGTAGTCCATGATATCGCCGAGGCTTTTGTCCATGCCCTCCACCATCGCCGCGTACCTGGCTTCCGGTTCGGGAAGGCCCATGTCCCGGTATTTGCGGATGAAGCGCTCATCGGCGGCAAAGGGCACATGCACGGCGTAATGAGACATGTACAGGAAAAAAGGGTTTTGTTCGGCCACGGGTTTGTCCAGCGCCGCCAGCGCCTCTATCGTCAGTGCTTCGGTCAGAAAAGTAGCGGTGCCGTGATATTTTTTCAGCCCCGGCACACCCCAGGGCGGGGTGGGTCCGTCGCCTTTATTGCCATAATGCTGTTCGCCGAGAAAGCTGCCGGGGCCACCGGCGGCATGGCCGGCCACATTCACGTTGAAACCAATATTGAGCGGATCGGCGGCGGGCGTTTCCATCGCACCGAAATGAGCTTTCCCGCAGTGGATCGTATAGTATCCCGCATCCTGCAGCAATATGGGTAAGGGTGTGGCATGCACCGCGCGTTCCGTACCGGCCACGGGCGACATCCCGTTCACGTTCCACGCCGGCACGGCCAGCACGGAATCCGCCACATCCACACTCGCGTTTTTGCGGAGCGTCCAGTTGGTGACGCGGTGGCGGGCGGCATTCATGCCGGTCATCAGGCTGATGCGGCTCGGTGAACAAACCGGCGCGGCATACGCGTTGGTGAATTTCATGCCATCCCTGGCCAGGCGTTCCATGTTGGGCGTGTGATACCGACGGTTGAGGGGCGTCACTTCCGACCAGAAAGGAACGGAGCAATCCTGCCAGCCCATATCATCCACCAGGAACAATACGATATTCGGTTTACGCTGCGCCACAGCGGCTTGCAGCAGTACAAGGAAACAAAGAGACGTGAAGCATACTCTAATCATAACATACAATAAATAGTTCGCCATCATGGCAATCATCGTTGACGTGGAGATGTTTACCGGCAAAAAATAAGGCCAGGGCTCAAATTTCGACAATACCGCTTGCCTGAAGTTGCGTTAATTTAGCCAATACGCACAGTAAATTACCCATCTTGCCGGTAAAGTTTCGAGGGCCATGCGAGGTATCATCGCAGCGCATATCTTTACACGCATTCTTTATTTGTTCTGTATGAAAAAAACGATCTTATTACTGTTGGCCTGTCCGATATTGCAGGCCGGCGCGCAGCAGCCTGCCCTGCCCGTTCGCAATACGATAGCGGTGGAAGCTGCCGATTCACCGGCCGACATCATCCGCAAAGCGGCGCACGTGGTGCCTACCGCCAACCAGTACGCTGCGCTGCAAAATGAATTCATCGCATTCATTCACTTCGGCCCGAATACCTTCACGCGTATGGAGTGGGGCAACGGAAAAGAAGACCCTTCCATCTTCGCCCTGCAAAACCTCGACACCGATCAGTGGTGCGCGGCAATGAAAGCGGCCGGAATGAAAATGGTGATCCTCACGGTGAAACACCATGACGGGTTCGTGCTCTGGCAAAGCCGCTACACGCAACATGGCATCATGTCCACCAACTTTCGCGGCGGCAAAGGCGATGTGCTTCGCGACCTGTCTGCCTCCTGCCGGAAACATGGGCTGAAACTCGGTGTTTATCTTTCCCCGGCCGATCTGTACCAGATTGAAAACCCCCAGGGACTGTATGGCAATCTCAGCCGTTACACCAGAAGGGCTATCCCGAGGCCTGTGCCCGGCCGGCCGTTCCGCAACAAAACGACCTTCGAGTTTGAAGTGGATGATTATAACGAGTATTTCCTCAACCAGCTGTTTGAACTGCTGACGGAATACGGCCCGGTGCATGAAGTATGGTTCGACGGCGCTCATCCCAAAACCAAAGGCGGTCAGCAATACAATTACGCCGCCTGGAAAAAACTGATCCACACACTGGCCCCGAAAGCGGTGATTTTCGGAAGAGAAGATGTACGCTGGTGCGGCAACGAATCGGGGAAAACCCGTGCAGAAGAATGGAACGTGCTCCCCTACTCCACCAATCCCACAACAGCCAGTCATTTCCCGGACATGACAAAGGATTTCCTCGGCCAGCGCTCCGAACTGGCAGGCGCGCGTTTTCTGCACTACCAGCAGGCGGAAACGAATACCTCCATCCGTGAAGGATGGTTTTACCGCGACGATCACCGGCAGAAAGTGCGCAGCGCGGACGATGTGTTCGATATTTATGAACGCTCTGTAGGCGGCAATTCCACTTTCCTGCTCAACATCCCGCCCAACCGCGAAGGACGTTTCTCCCCTACCGATTCCGCAGTATTGTACGAAACCGGCCGCAGGATAAAAGCCACTTACGGCGCCAGCCTGTTCCGCGGCGCGAAAGGCCCGCAGGCGATACTCGACGGCAATGCCAACACGGCATTCAACCTCCCCGGCACTACCGGCGCGATCGACATCACGACACCTGCACCGGTCACGATCAACCGTATCGTCATCCAGGAAGCGGTGCGCACCAGCAGCGAACGGGTGGAAAAACATGCAGTGGATGCATGGATAGACGGGCAGTGGAAAGAGATCGCCACATCCACCAACATCGGATACAAACGTATTTTACGTTTCCCGGATGTGACAGCCGCCCGCTTCCGCGTGCGCATCATCGAATCACGGTTTGCACCGGCAATCAGTCATATATCGGCACATTATTTCAAAAGCCGTCCACCGCAGCTGTCCATCACCCAGTCGGTTGACGGGCTTGTTGCCATTGCGCCGCTGCAACAGGAATTCAACTGGAAGCCCCATGGAGAGAATGCCACAAAAAACCTCTCCACGTTCGACATCTATTACACCACAGACGGTTCTGCGCCCGGCACCGGCTCCGCGAAATACACCGCGCCGTTCCGCATGCCGCCTGGTGAAGTGAGGGCTGTTTCGGTGCAGGGGAAAGATCAAAGCGACGTGTTCCGCCAGGCCATCGGTCTGATCAAACAACACTGGAAATTATCAGCCGCCAGCAGCGAACGCAACAGGCGCCCCGCAACCGCGGCATTCGACGCCAACAGCAAAACGT encodes:
- a CDS encoding DUF3667 domain-containing protein — protein: MKTQHLRQNKTCLNCGHPVPDRFCGHCGQENVEVNESFGHLVSHFFQDITHYDSKLLTTLKYLFFYPGLLTKEYIAGKRTSYVNPIRLYVFTSFVFFLMLAMTGEHGDPYNRQAQVIPKLKLDSMVRQAAGLRDSLRRGKVAPEDTAAVRIKADLLTIMGTDSVRNSVRLYDSLQQSLPPHLRKPWWERTIQTRTLELRDRYGGNMRDALENKVLHNYPKLMFLLLPFFALLLKWFFPRKSWMYAHHAIFSIHFHTFIFMTGILAVLINLVLHSNALYVWLMLPLFLYLVFAVRNAYQVQFSTALLKSVGIVAAYALGTAMVGVAFVAILFAFM
- a CDS encoding sulfatase — translated: MIRVCFTSLCFLVLLQAAVAQRKPNIVLFLVDDMGWQDCSVPFWSEVTPLNRRYHTPNMERLARDGMKFTNAYAAPVCSPSRISLMTGMNAARHRVTNWTLRKNASVDVADSVLAVPAWNVNGMSPVAGTERAVHATPLPILLQDAGYYTIHCGKAHFGAMETPAADPLNIGFNVNVAGHAAGGPGSFLGEQHYGNKGDGPTPPWGVPGLKKYHGTATFLTEALTIEALAALDKPVAEQNPFFLYMSHYAVHVPFAADERFIRKYRDMGLPEPEARYAAMVEGMDKSLGDIMDYLKKKKVDDNTVIIFMSDNGGYSGEGRGGQLYTHNLPLRAGKGSVYEGGIREPMLVKWPGVVKPASVCEQYLVIEDFFPTILGMAGANNKPTVQQVDGKNFIPLLRDASIRDTARALVWHCPNKWLGSDEHGINFRSAIRQGNWKLVYNQKTGTKELYNLQTDIGEQQDVSRRMPEVTQRLSRLLAGKLREYDAQMPTVKKTMKPVPLPDQH
- a CDS encoding glycoside hydrolase family 16 protein, which translates into the protein MKRTTWLLAAVLIVAGCKTATYTVKDRYMYVQKNGREQKKWQLVWQEEFNGPSLDTAKWTRIQPNKADWGRHMTDKGICYDMSGGLLYLKGMVNPDTSVDKRPFLTGGIWSKGKFAFQYGMVEIRAKLECAQGAWPAMWMLAETDKYGGYPKNGEIDIMEHLNYDSIIYQTIHSYYTLTLKKKDVPPHHGTAPFKRDDFNVFGLKWYPDKIVYVLNGKETFTYPRLKNVDPSQWPFDQPFYLLIDQQLGGSWVGKVDPETLPVNMIVDWVRVYQ
- a CDS encoding alpha/beta hydrolase fold domain-containing protein, whose product is MPHTEPLNGKHVLYLHGGAYVQCFTLPHWYFLADIVKTTGVAITAPDYPLAPAHTYREAFNVVEKIYLQLVGLYGPAAIILMGDSAGGGFALALAQKLKEDQLPLPGQVILLSPWLDISLKNPAIEQIAPTDPFLDKESLQTAGELYAGGTNPEHYQLSPINGTLEGLGKITVFAGSNEILAADARKLKAMALEKGTGLDYYEYPEMVHTWMLLNFPESKKARQQIVQLLRGHA
- a CDS encoding alpha-L-fucosidase, whose product is MKKTILLLLACPILQAGAQQPALPVRNTIAVEAADSPADIIRKAAHVVPTANQYAALQNEFIAFIHFGPNTFTRMEWGNGKEDPSIFALQNLDTDQWCAAMKAAGMKMVILTVKHHDGFVLWQSRYTQHGIMSTNFRGGKGDVLRDLSASCRKHGLKLGVYLSPADLYQIENPQGLYGNLSRYTRRAIPRPVPGRPFRNKTTFEFEVDDYNEYFLNQLFELLTEYGPVHEVWFDGAHPKTKGGQQYNYAAWKKLIHTLAPKAVIFGREDVRWCGNESGKTRAEEWNVLPYSTNPTTASHFPDMTKDFLGQRSELAGARFLHYQQAETNTSIREGWFYRDDHRQKVRSADDVFDIYERSVGGNSTFLLNIPPNREGRFSPTDSAVLYETGRRIKATYGASLFRGAKGPQAILDGNANTAFNLPGTTGAIDITTPAPVTINRIVIQEAVRTSSERVEKHAVDAWIDGQWKEIATSTNIGYKRILRFPDVTAARFRVRIIESRFAPAISHISAHYFKSRPPQLSITQSVDGLVAIAPLQQEFNWKPHGENATKNLSTFDIYYTTDGSAPGTGSAKYTAPFRMPPGEVRAVSVQGKDQSDVFRQAIGLIKQHWKLSAASSERNRRPATAAFDANSKTFWQSADGGPHSITIDLGATHQLKGFAYTPQTVNAEGMMAKGRLMVSQDGQQWQLAEPFEFGNLINDPVTRHHYFRNSVSARYVRIEATETAAGSPSLTIAELDFFE